Below is a window of Deltaproteobacteria bacterium DNA.
AAAACCAAACCTCGTATGCGACAACTGGAAAAACAGAAAATTTAGGAGTAAGTTGTTTATTGATGAATTGGGTCTCAACAGTCTCCGAGGAGCCTTCTCTTGAAAAGGCGGTTCCCGATGCCGTGGGGCGCATTCGGAAACGGCTCGGCAATGATCGTCCGAATCTGGTTGTCGTCTTTGTCTCTGAACACTACAGTGAAGAATACACTCGTCTGCCGCAGCTTATTTCAGAGGATTTAGGAGAAGGTCTTCTGATCGGCTGTTCCGCCGGCGGTGTCATTGGAGGTGGGAGGGAGGTGGAACAACGGCCGGGGCTTTCGGTCACGGCGGCGGTTTTGCCTAATGTGGAACTTGTCCCCTTTTGCCTTGAAACGCAGGATATGCCAGAACCAGCCGAAGGGCCGAAGGCCTGGGAGGCACTCCTCCATGTTTCCCGTGACAAGAATCCGCATTTTCTCCTCCTCCCTGACCCATTTAGTTTTGATGCAGACCGTTTCGTGATGGGTCTTGACCAAGCCTTCCCAGAAAGCAACAAGATCGGCGGTCTGGCGAGCGGAGGGAGAGAGCCCGGATTCAATGCCCTCTACCTGGGCAAGACGGTTCATCATTCGGGACTGGTCGGTGTCGCCATGATGGGAGATATTGATGTCGACACGATTGTTGCACAAGGTTGCCGGCCGATCGGGACGCCGATGTTCGTCACGCGGTGTTGGAACAATGTCCTTCAGGAACTAGACGGAGAAGCGCCGGTTCACCTCCTTCAGAAACTTTTTGAAACCCTCGATGCCAGCGATAAAGAGCTTTTTCGTCACGCCCTCTTTTTGGGGATTGTGATGAAGGAATCCCAACGGGAGTACCGCCAGGGAGACTTCTTGATCCGCAACATCCTCGG
It encodes the following:
- a CDS encoding FIST C-terminal domain-containing protein gives rise to the protein MNWVSTVSEEPSLEKAVPDAVGRIRKRLGNDRPNLVVVFVSEHYSEEYTRLPQLISEDLGEGLLIGCSAGGVIGGGREVEQRPGLSVTAAVLPNVELVPFCLETQDMPEPAEGPKAWEALLHVSRDKNPHFLLLPDPFSFDADRFVMGLDQAFPESNKIGGLASGGREPGFNALYLGKTVHHSGLVGVAMMGDIDVDTIVAQGCRPIGTPMFVTRCWNNVLQELDGEAPVHLLQKLFETLDASDKELFRHALFLGIVMKESQREYRQGDFLIRNILGMDPETGAVAIGAKLKENLVVQFHLRDAVTSTEDLEELLSRYQGGSPIVRPEGSLLFSCLGRGISLYGRPDHDTDLFRRHLGEIPLGGFFCNGEIGPVHGTTFLHGYTSSFGLFRRKT